The following are from one region of the Stanieria cyanosphaera PCC 7437 genome:
- a CDS encoding cysteine desulfurase family protein yields MSRPIYFDCHATTPVDQRVLDAMLPYFTQCFGNPSSITHVYGWEAEAAVKLARTAIAEAINGTPEEIVFTSGATEANNLAIKGVAEAYFNQGKHIITVQTEHRAVLDPCKYLENLGFEVTYLPVQPDGLIDLQQLQQAIRPDTILVSVMAANNEIGVLQPLAEIGEICHAHQVLFHSDAAQAIAKIPLDVQQMKIDLMSLTAHKVYGPKGIGALYLRRRHPRVKIAAQIQGGGQERGIRSGTLVTPQIVGFAKAVELGIAEMASESQRQFQLREQLWSILKKIDKIYLNGHPLQRLPGNLNVSFEEVDGSALLLALQQTVALSSGSACSAINTTPSHVLMALGHSEQLAYASLRFGIGRFNTLEEIEQVGKLVISTCQSLRRSKQYF; encoded by the coding sequence ATGTCACGTCCAATTTATTTTGATTGCCACGCTACTACCCCAGTAGATCAAAGAGTTTTAGATGCAATGTTGCCCTACTTTACCCAATGTTTTGGTAATCCTAGTAGCATTACTCATGTTTATGGTTGGGAAGCAGAAGCAGCAGTCAAATTAGCTCGTACAGCGATCGCTGAAGCAATCAATGGCACTCCTGAAGAAATTGTTTTTACTAGTGGTGCGACTGAGGCTAATAATTTAGCAATTAAAGGTGTAGCAGAAGCGTATTTTAATCAAGGCAAACACATTATTACCGTTCAAACAGAACATCGAGCGGTACTTGATCCTTGTAAATATTTGGAAAATCTTGGTTTTGAAGTCACTTACCTGCCTGTGCAACCAGACGGATTAATTGATCTACAACAATTGCAACAAGCAATTCGTCCCGATACTATTTTAGTTTCGGTAATGGCAGCTAATAATGAAATTGGAGTCTTACAACCTTTAGCTGAGATTGGCGAAATTTGTCACGCTCATCAAGTTTTATTTCATAGCGATGCAGCACAAGCGATCGCAAAAATTCCTCTTGATGTTCAACAGATGAAAATCGATCTGATGTCGTTAACCGCTCACAAAGTATATGGACCAAAAGGTATCGGCGCATTATATCTACGTCGTCGTCATCCTAGAGTCAAGATCGCTGCCCAAATTCAGGGAGGAGGACAAGAGCGCGGTATTCGTTCGGGTACTCTTGTAACACCCCAAATTGTTGGCTTTGCTAAAGCAGTGGAGTTAGGAATAGCTGAAATGGCATCAGAATCACAACGTCAGTTTCAACTGCGAGAACAACTTTGGTCTATTTTAAAAAAAATTGATAAAATTTATTTAAATGGACATCCTCTGCAACGTTTACCAGGAAATCTCAACGTTAGTTTTGAAGAAGTAGATGGTTCAGCTTTACTCTTAGCTTTGCAGCAAACGGTTGCTTTATCTTCTGGTTCAGCTTGTTCTGCTATTAATACTACTCCTTCTCATGTTTTAATGGCTCTAGGACATTCAGAGCAATTAGCTTATGCTTCTCTGAGGTTTGGGATTGGTAGATTTAATACCTTAGAAGAGATCGAACAAGTAGGCAAGCTTGTCATTTCCACTTGTCAGTCTCTGCGTCGTAGTAAACAATATTTTTAA
- a CDS encoding Rne/Rng family ribonuclease, whose product MPKQIIIAEQHHIAAVFWEDQIQELIVATGNQQVSDIYLGAVENVIPGIDAAFVNIGDAERNGFIHVTDLGPLRLKKTAGAITELLTPQQTVLVQVMKEPTGNKGPRLTGNITLPGRYLVLMPYGKGVKLSRRIRDDNERNRLRALAILIKPAGMGLLVRTEAEGKAEEAIMEDLEFLQKQWESIQYQASSTRPPALLNRDDDFIQRVLRDMYSADVNSIVVDSPAGVKRVKQHLTNWAGGRSPQGVFIDHHRERQPILEYYRVNAAVREALKPRVELPSGGYIIIEPTEALTVIDVNSGSFTRSATARETVLWTNSEAATEIARQLRLRNIGGVIIVDFIDMDSRRDQLKLLEHFNKALKADKARPQIAQLSELGLVELTRKRQGKNIYELFGQTCPTCGGLGHLVHLPGKSEGESLETPPVTPPAAIPSLPYTQENNISDYSLDLGYDPSPSPPELLNHPNYQEQGNNNRRRRRRRLNDILLKDEQTELNPVVITRDFEGDTPNYVPEERKSRVQSNRPSRRDETNLEKVSVEMSDLEQEVYALMGISPLVRLEREFKDPKSVLVLIQNPTDGNQATATIETDSGIESVTDVDEPVVSEETETITPPELKIEVTTEAEVEADTEAEDNNNARRRRRRRSSAQTELSV is encoded by the coding sequence ATGCCAAAACAAATTATTATTGCGGAACAGCATCATATCGCCGCCGTTTTTTGGGAAGATCAAATTCAGGAATTGATTGTTGCCACAGGCAATCAACAGGTGAGCGATATTTATCTTGGTGCAGTTGAAAACGTTATTCCTGGTATAGATGCTGCCTTTGTTAATATAGGCGATGCAGAACGCAACGGTTTTATCCATGTTACAGATTTAGGACCTCTACGTTTAAAAAAAACGGCCGGAGCAATTACTGAACTATTAACTCCACAACAAACAGTTTTAGTTCAGGTAATGAAAGAACCAACTGGTAACAAAGGACCAAGACTCACTGGTAATATCACCTTGCCTGGACGATATTTAGTCTTAATGCCTTACGGTAAAGGAGTCAAACTTTCACGAAGAATTCGAGATGACAATGAACGTAACCGTTTACGCGCTTTAGCCATTCTCATTAAACCTGCTGGCATGGGTTTACTTGTGAGAACCGAAGCTGAAGGTAAGGCTGAAGAAGCAATTATGGAAGATTTAGAATTTCTCCAAAAACAGTGGGAATCAATTCAATATCAAGCCTCTTCTACCAGACCTCCAGCGCTGCTTAATCGAGATGATGATTTTATTCAGCGTGTTTTGCGAGATATGTACTCCGCTGATGTTAATAGCATTGTGGTTGATTCACCAGCAGGAGTTAAACGAGTCAAACAACATTTAACCAATTGGGCTGGTGGTCGTTCTCCTCAAGGAGTTTTTATCGATCATCATCGAGAACGTCAACCAATCCTAGAGTATTATCGAGTCAATGCAGCAGTTCGTGAAGCACTTAAACCTAGAGTAGAATTACCATCAGGTGGTTATATTATCATTGAACCCACCGAAGCCTTAACGGTAATTGATGTAAACTCTGGCTCTTTTACTCGTTCTGCTACTGCTCGTGAAACTGTTTTATGGACTAACAGTGAAGCTGCAACCGAAATTGCTCGTCAATTGCGTCTACGTAATATTGGTGGTGTGATCATTGTCGATTTTATCGATATGGACTCACGACGAGATCAACTAAAACTGTTAGAACATTTTAATAAAGCTCTCAAAGCAGATAAAGCTAGACCCCAAATTGCCCAACTCTCGGAACTTGGTTTAGTAGAATTAACTCGTAAACGCCAAGGAAAAAATATTTATGAATTATTTGGTCAAACTTGTCCTACTTGTGGTGGTTTAGGACATTTAGTTCATTTACCAGGAAAATCTGAAGGAGAGTCTTTAGAAACTCCACCGGTTACACCACCAGCAGCGATTCCCAGTCTGCCTTATACTCAAGAAAATAACATTTCCGATTATTCGCTCGATTTAGGTTACGATCCTAGTCCTTCCCCTCCAGAATTACTCAATCATCCCAACTATCAAGAGCAAGGAAATAATAATCGTCGTCGTCGTCGTCGCCGTCTTAATGATATTTTGCTCAAAGACGAGCAAACTGAATTAAATCCTGTCGTTATAACTCGCGATTTTGAGGGAGATACTCCTAATTATGTACCTGAAGAACGTAAATCTAGGGTGCAATCAAATCGTCCTTCTCGGCGAGATGAAACTAATTTAGAAAAAGTTTCTGTAGAAATGAGTGATTTAGAACAAGAAGTTTATGCTTTGATGGGCATATCTCCTTTAGTTCGTTTAGAACGAGAGTTTAAAGATCCTAAATCAGTTTTAGTTTTGATTCAAAATCCTACTGATGGCAATCAAGCAACGGCAACAATTGAAACAGATTCTGGGATAGAGTCTGTTACTGATGTTGATGAACCAGTAGTGAGCGAGGAAACTGAAACGATAACTCCTCCTGAATTAAAAATAGAAGTGACAACAGAAGCAGAAGTAGAAGCAGACACGGAAGCAGAAGACAATAATAATGCACGCCGTCGTCGCCGTCGTCGTTCATCGGCACAAACAGAGTTATCAGTTTAA
- a CDS encoding ribonuclease HII: protein MNCNQFLDNSFLPKLIEENALIAGVDEVGRGALFGSVVAAVIVLPASSLFKLSDIGVKDSKQLSAKKRQQLSQLIRAIATDWQIASASVAEIDRLNVFHASLLAMKRAVIELKVTPVLCLVDGKFPIPELPIEQKTLVQGDRNSVLIAAASILAKVWRDELIVNLASDYPEYDLINNKGYPTSKHRLALKQYGLSPLHRTSFRPCQLENKV, encoded by the coding sequence GTGAACTGTAATCAATTTTTGGATAATTCTTTTTTACCCAAGCTAATCGAGGAAAATGCTTTGATAGCTGGAGTAGATGAGGTAGGGCGAGGTGCTTTATTTGGCTCTGTCGTTGCAGCAGTAATCGTCCTACCAGCTTCATCTTTATTTAAATTGAGTGACATTGGAGTTAAAGACAGTAAGCAACTATCAGCAAAAAAAAGACAACAATTAAGTCAATTAATTCGAGCGATCGCTACTGATTGGCAAATTGCTAGTGCTAGCGTTGCAGAAATAGATCGACTTAATGTTTTCCACGCTTCTCTACTAGCGATGAAACGAGCAGTAATTGAATTAAAAGTAACGCCAGTTCTTTGTCTAGTAGACGGAAAATTTCCAATTCCCGAACTACCTATAGAACAAAAAACTCTTGTCCAAGGCGATCGCAATTCGGTTCTTATTGCTGCTGCTAGTATTCTGGCTAAGGTATGGCGAGATGAATTAATTGTTAATTTAGCTTCTGATTACCCAGAGTATGACCTGATTAATAATAAAGGTTATCCTACCAGCAAGCATCGTTTGGCTCTTAAACAGTATGGACTTTCTCCGCTTCATCGGACTTCTTTTCGTCCTTGTCAATTGGAAAACAAAGTTTAA
- a CDS encoding DUF1997 domain-containing protein: MQVCFKASETVEILIEEQEVPVQHYLRQPQRLVKAIANPQLMKQLAENLYELKMRSLNFMEIYHFQPIVILKVWSDTQGNVYLKSQACEIKGIEYINRRFSLQLKGILYPEINQNKTCLKGQADLEVKVELPPPLMLTPKPLLEMAGHQLLKSVLVRIKQKLVTQLLKDYHQWVTQEVQQEEVTLGNKISTDFGLT; the protein is encoded by the coding sequence ATGCAAGTTTGTTTTAAGGCTTCTGAAACAGTAGAAATACTTATAGAAGAACAAGAAGTTCCCGTTCAACATTATTTACGTCAGCCACAACGATTAGTTAAGGCGATCGCTAATCCTCAGTTAATGAAACAGTTAGCGGAAAATTTGTATGAATTAAAAATGCGTTCCCTTAATTTTATGGAGATTTATCATTTTCAACCTATTGTTATTCTTAAGGTTTGGTCGGATACTCAAGGTAACGTTTATTTAAAATCTCAAGCTTGTGAAATTAAAGGTATTGAATATATTAATCGACGTTTTTCGCTGCAATTAAAAGGAATTTTATATCCAGAAATAAATCAAAATAAAACCTGTTTAAAAGGTCAAGCTGATTTAGAAGTCAAAGTAGAACTACCACCACCTTTAATGTTAACTCCTAAGCCGTTATTAGAAATGGCTGGTCATCAATTATTGAAAAGTGTTTTAGTCAGAATTAAACAAAAATTGGTGACTCAACTGTTGAAAGATTATCATCAATGGGTTACTCAAGAAGTTCAACAAGAAGAAGTGACTCTTGGTAACAAAATTTCAACAGATTTTGGTTTAACTTAA
- the pheA gene encoding prephenate dehydratase, with protein MKLSLAYLGPTGTNSETVALAYANWLSQNDQPEVVLSPYPTIALAAKAVANQEVDLAVVPVENSIEGSVAITLDTLWQLEQLKIIQSLVLPISHALLSCSLSWQEIKTVYSHPQALGQCQQWLEQFLPSVKLIPTNSTTEALQYLRDDLTAAAIASPRAAKLYNIPILADHINDYPDNCTRFWVLSLNPTTKGSYLSLAFSLPENAPGALVKPLQIFARQGINLSKIESRPTKRSLGEYIFFIDIERNICNASLQTVLSELSEYTEVLKIFGNYDLLTVQL; from the coding sequence ATGAAGCTTTCTCTTGCTTATTTAGGCCCTACGGGAACTAACTCCGAAACGGTAGCTTTAGCTTATGCTAATTGGTTAAGTCAAAATGATCAGCCTGAAGTTGTTTTATCTCCCTACCCAACCATTGCTTTAGCAGCAAAAGCTGTAGCAAATCAAGAAGTAGATTTAGCCGTTGTTCCTGTCGAAAATTCGATTGAAGGCAGTGTAGCGATTACTTTAGATACTCTTTGGCAATTAGAACAGTTAAAAATTATTCAAAGTTTAGTTTTACCAATTTCTCATGCTCTTCTATCTTGTAGCTTATCTTGGCAAGAGATTAAAACTGTTTATTCTCATCCTCAAGCTCTTGGTCAATGTCAACAATGGTTAGAGCAGTTTCTTCCTTCGGTGAAGCTTATTCCCACCAACTCAACTACTGAAGCTTTGCAATACCTTAGAGACGATCTTACCGCAGCAGCGATCGCTTCTCCTCGAGCAGCTAAACTTTATAATATTCCCATTCTTGCCGACCATATTAATGATTATCCTGATAACTGTACTCGTTTTTGGGTTTTAAGTCTAAATCCTACTACTAAAGGCAGCTATCTTTCCCTAGCATTTAGTTTGCCAGAAAATGCTCCTGGAGCATTAGTCAAACCGCTGCAAATTTTTGCTCGCCAAGGAATTAACCTAAGTAAAATTGAGTCTCGTCCTACTAAACGTTCTTTAGGTGAATATATCTTTTTTATTGATATTGAAAGAAATATTTGTAATGCTTCACTTCAAACTGTTTTATCAGAGTTGTCTGAATATACTGAAGTTTTAAAAATATTTGGTAACTACGATCTTCTTACTGTGCAATTGTAA
- a CDS encoding LON peptidase substrate-binding domain-containing protein, protein MASFSSSTAVRELPLFPLPEVVLFPGRPLPLHIFEFRYRIMMNTILEYDRRFGVLMIDPATGEISSVGCCAEIVHFQRLPDDRMKILTLGQQRFRVLEYVREKPYRVGLVEWIEDQPPTKNLTPLAQEVAQLLQDVVHLSAKLTDQKIELPEDLPDLPVELSYWVASNLYGVASEQQALLEMQDTAVRLEREAEILTSTRNHLAARTALKDVLNK, encoded by the coding sequence ATGGCATCATTTTCTTCTTCTACTGCTGTTAGAGAACTTCCCCTATTTCCACTTCCTGAAGTTGTTTTATTTCCAGGTCGTCCTTTACCGTTACATATTTTTGAATTTCGGTACAGGATTATGATGAATACAATTTTGGAATATGATCGTCGTTTTGGAGTTTTGATGATCGATCCTGCCACAGGGGAAATCTCTTCAGTTGGTTGTTGTGCTGAGATAGTACATTTTCAGCGTTTACCCGATGATCGCATGAAAATATTGACTTTGGGACAACAAAGATTTCGAGTTTTAGAATATGTCCGAGAAAAGCCTTATCGAGTAGGTTTAGTAGAATGGATTGAGGATCAGCCACCGACCAAAAATTTGACTCCATTAGCTCAAGAAGTCGCTCAGTTACTGCAAGATGTGGTTCATTTATCAGCTAAGTTGACTGATCAAAAAATTGAGCTTCCAGAAGATTTACCTGATTTGCCTGTGGAATTGTCTTATTGGGTAGCTAGTAATCTTTATGGAGTAGCATCAGAACAACAAGCGCTACTAGAAATGCAAGATACTGCTGTTCGTCTAGAACGAGAAGCAGAAATTCTTACTTCGACTCGCAATCATTTAGCTGCGCGTACGGCTCTTAAAGATGTTTTAAATAAATAA
- the rpsJ gene encoding 30S ribosomal protein S10: MATIQQQKIRIRLKAFDRRLLDTSCEKIVDTANRTNATAIGPIPLPTKRKIYCVLRSPHVDKDSREHFETRTHRRIIDIYQPSSKTIDALMKLDLPAGVDIEVKL; the protein is encoded by the coding sequence ATGGCAACTATTCAACAGCAAAAAATTCGCATTCGTTTAAAAGCTTTTGACCGACGTTTACTTGACACATCTTGTGAAAAGATTGTTGATACGGCCAATAGAACTAACGCTACAGCTATTGGACCAATTCCTTTACCAACTAAAAGAAAAATTTACTGTGTTTTGCGTTCTCCTCACGTAGATAAAGATTCTCGTGAACATTTTGAAACTCGTACTCATCGCCGAATTATTGATATTTATCAGCCTTCATCTAAAACTATTGATGCTTTAATGAAATTAGATTTACCTGCTGGAGTAGATATTGAAGTCAAACTTTAA
- the tuf gene encoding elongation factor Tu codes for MARAKFERTKDHANIGTIGHVDHGKTTLTAAITLTLAASGKAKARKYDEIDAAPEERERGITINTAHVEYETDNRHYAHVDCPGHADYVKNMITGAAQMDGAILVVSAADGPMPQTREHILLAKQVGVPSLVVFMNKQDQVDDEELLELVELEIRELLSEYDFPGDDIPIVSGSALLALEALTENPNIKQGENEWVDKIYALMENVDSYIPTPEREIDKPFLMAVEDVFSISGRGTVATGRIERGKVKVGETIEIVGIENTRSTTVTGVEMFQKTLDEGLAGDNVGVLLRGIKKEEIERGMVLAKPGSITPHTQFEGEVYVLTKEEGGRHTPFFKNYRPQFYVRTTDVTGTIKDYTADDGSAVEMVMPGDRIKMTVELINPIAIEQGMRFAIREGGRTIGAGVVSKILK; via the coding sequence ATGGCACGCGCAAAGTTTGAAAGGACAAAAGACCACGCCAATATCGGTACTATTGGTCACGTTGACCACGGTAAAACTACTTTAACCGCAGCAATTACTCTAACTTTAGCTGCTTCTGGTAAAGCAAAAGCCAGAAAGTACGATGAGATTGACGCAGCACCTGAAGAAAGAGAGCGTGGTATTACAATTAATACCGCTCACGTAGAGTATGAAACCGATAATCGTCACTATGCTCACGTAGATTGTCCTGGACACGCTGACTACGTGAAAAATATGATCACTGGTGCAGCACAAATGGATGGAGCAATTCTAGTTGTATCTGCTGCCGACGGTCCAATGCCTCAAACTCGCGAGCATATTTTGTTAGCGAAACAGGTAGGGGTTCCTAGCTTGGTGGTGTTTATGAATAAACAAGACCAAGTAGATGATGAAGAACTACTTGAATTGGTAGAACTAGAGATTCGTGAGCTTTTAAGTGAATACGATTTCCCTGGTGACGATATTCCTATTGTTTCTGGTTCTGCATTACTTGCTTTAGAAGCTTTAACCGAAAATCCTAACATCAAACAAGGCGAGAATGAATGGGTAGATAAGATCTATGCACTTATGGAGAACGTAGACTCTTATATTCCTACTCCTGAGCGAGAAATTGATAAGCCTTTCTTGATGGCCGTAGAAGATGTGTTCTCAATCTCTGGTCGTGGTACGGTTGCTACTGGTCGGATTGAACGCGGTAAAGTAAAAGTTGGAGAAACTATCGAAATCGTCGGTATTGAAAACACTCGCAGCACTACCGTAACTGGAGTAGAAATGTTCCAGAAAACTTTAGATGAAGGTTTGGCTGGAGATAATGTCGGAGTATTACTTCGTGGGATCAAAAAAGAAGAGATTGAGCGGGGAATGGTATTAGCTAAACCAGGTTCAATCACTCCTCATACTCAATTTGAAGGCGAAGTTTACGTTTTAACCAAAGAAGAAGGTGGTCGTCATACTCCTTTCTTTAAAAACTATCGTCCTCAGTTCTACGTTCGTACTACTGATGTAACTGGCACAATTAAAGACTACACTGCTGACGATGGTAGTGCAGTAGAAATGGTTATGCCTGGCGATCGCATTAAAATGACTGTAGAATTAATCAATCCAATTGCGATCGAACAAGGAATGCGCTTCGCTATCCGAGAAGGTGGTCGCACCATCGGTGCTGGAGTTGTTTCTAAAATTCTTAAGTAG